The Sesamum indicum cultivar Zhongzhi No. 13 linkage group LG1, S_indicum_v1.0, whole genome shotgun sequence genome includes a window with the following:
- the LOC105158429 gene encoding disease resistance response protein 206-like: protein MAMKTLTLAIIFFLLLLDCSTARKPKALRHRRPCKRLVFYFHDILYNGYNAKNSTSAIVGAPTWGNTTKLTSNNHFGDMVIFDDPITLDNNLHSPRVGRAQGFYIYDKKETFTSWIAMSFVFNSTQHKGTINFVGADPILSKTRDISVIGGTGDFHMSRGVATIATDSYEGEVYFRLRCDIKLYECW from the coding sequence ATGGCAATGAAAACCCTAACTTTAGCCATCAtattcttcctcctcctcctagACTGCTCCACCGCACGCAAGCCAAAAGCCCTACGTCACCGGCGCCCATGCAAGAGGTTGGTGTTCTACTTCCACGACATACTTTACAACGGTTATAACGCCAAGAACTCAACGTCTGCCATAGTGGGAGCACCGACATGGGGCAACACCacaaaattgacaagtaaCAACCATTTTGGAGACATGGTCATTTTCGACGACCCCATAACGTTAGACAACAATCTCCACTCGCCTCGAGTTGGGCGGGCTCAGGGTTTCTATATCTACGACAAGAAAGAAACGTTCACCTCATGGATAGCGATGTCGTTCGTGTTCAACTCCACTCAACACAAGGGTACTATAAATTTCGTCGGGGCCGATCCGATACTGTCCAAGACTAGGGACATTTCGGTGATTGGCGGGACCGGTGATTTCCACATGAGCAGAGGGGTGGCTACTATCGCGACGGATTCCTATGAGGGCGAGGTCTACTTCAGGCTTCGTTGTGATATTAAGCTCTATGAATGCtggtaa
- the LOC105158420 gene encoding LOW QUALITY PROTEIN: uncharacterized protein LOC105158420 (The sequence of the model RefSeq protein was modified relative to this genomic sequence to represent the inferred CDS: inserted 2 bases in 1 codon), with the protein MDARFHNVGFAANPKSNAFKNLCNSIQIGAAGAEVVYCADTTLRLDSPGFVTPFISAPKGIKRKWSSRDGPMDLQVGSSLGLCLGHSSSSSDSKGSSTTACTSMSSTKESEEESSMDLELDFSLHLGGDKSSGSEKLACSNLKSLDVLPKVDLQLSLSSGPTASDITTVSLSSTERKNVTEVVAGEGAGKTDEGLTGSTFSPWLNEQNVENIYFLNQWQIKPALGLCSSVIRPPKSSVTCTSGITQPQQQHTSSTQQCQFQGCVKGARGASGFCIAHGGGHRCQRPGCQRGAEGQMASCKAHGGGLQCEILGCTKSAEGRTEFCIAHGGGRWCNHEGCTRTARGKSGLCIRRGGGKWCQKENCTKSAEGASGLCISHGGGRRCQYPECNKGAQGSTAFCKAHGGGKRCTYLGCNKGAEGSTLFCKGHGGGKRCFFQGGGICPKSVHGGTLFCMAHGGGGRCAVQECTKSARGRTDFCVHHGGGKRCKIEGCGKSAQGSNDFCKAHGGGKRCSWGPPGPELGXXXXXKTALCAYHGGLVQDKRVHGGATMGTVVQDLKVKQSAELKQISTIEDMSVDLTMIENNALSSTSSWNYFSLQHANSPVGSNPALSPFPEGRVHGGNLMAMLGGSSELNF; encoded by the exons ATGGATGCCAGATTCCACAATGTGGGTTTTGCTGCTAACCCTAAATCTAATGCATTCAAGAATCTGTGCAATTCCATCCAAATAGGAGCAGCTGGAGCTGAAGTTGTGTACTGTGCAGACACAACGTTGCGACTTGATTCGCCTGGTTTTGTAACCCCTTTCATATCTGCTCCAAAAGGAATCAAACGGAAGTGGAGTTCTAGAGATGGGCCCATGGATCTACAAGTTGGATCTTCGCTAGGTCTCTGCCTTGGCCATTCATCAAGCTCATCAGACAGTAAGGGGAGTTCAACAACTGCATGCACCTCAATGTCGTCAACCAAGGAAAGTGAAGAAGAGTCCTCAATGGATCTAGAACTGGACTTTTCTCTTCATCTTGGTGGTGATAAATCATCAGGTTCAGAGAAATTGGCCTGCTCTAATTTGAAATCACTGGATGTGTTACCTAAGGTTGATCTACAATTGAGCCTTTCCAGTGGACCTACTGCATCTGATATCACAACTGTCAGTCTAAGCTCCACTGAACGAAAAAATGTTACTGAGGTGGTTGCTGGTGAGGGAGCTGGGAAAACAGATGAAGGATTAACAGGAAGTACCTTTTCTCCATGGCTGAATGAACAGAACGTGGAAAACATTTACTTTCTCAACCAGTGGCAAATCAAGCCAGCACTAGGCCTCTGCTCAAGTGTAATAAGACCACCAAAAAGCTCAGTCACCTGTACTTCCGGGATAACACAACCACAACAGCAACACACTAGCAGCACTCAACAATGTCAGTTTCAGGGATGTGTGAAGGGAGCAAGAGGTGCTTCTGGTTTTTGTATTGCTCATGGTGGTGGCCACAGGTGTCAGCGTCCTGGCTGCCAAAGAGGTGCCGAAGGCCAAATGGCATCCTGCAAAGCTCATGGCGGTGGTCTACAATGTGAAATTTTAGGATGTACAAAGAGTGCTGAAGGACGAACAGAGTTCTGTATTGCCCATGGTGGTGGCCGATGGTGCAATCATGAGGGTTGCACCCGCACTGCCAGGGGAAAATCCGGTTTGTGCATTCGGCGTGGTGGTGGCAAGTGGTGCCAGAAAGAGAACTGCACAAAGAGTGCAGAAGGAGCTTCTGGTCTTTGCATCTCACATGGTGGTGGTCGCCGATGCCAGTATCCTGAATGCAACAAAGGGGCTCAAGGAAGCACAGCATTCTGCAAGGCTCATGGTGGTGGCAAGCGTTGCACATATCTAGGGTGCAATAAAGGTGCAGAAGGAAGCACCCTCTTCTGCAAAGGCCATGGGGGAGGTAAAAGGTGTTTCTTCCAAGGAGGTGGGATTTGCCCCAAAAGTGTCCACGGAGGAACCCTGTTTTGTATGGCACATGGTGGGGGCGGAAGATGTGCTGTTCAAGAGTGTACAAAGAGTGCCAGGGGACGTACTGACTTTTGTGTTCATCATGGTGGGGGCAAGAGATGCAAAATTGAAGGGTGTGGAAAAAGTGCTCAGGGCAGCAATGATTTTTGCAAGGCCCATGGTGGAGGAAAGAGATGCTCTTGGGGTCCGCCTGGTCCTGAACTTGG GAANNNNNNNNNNAAAACTGCACTATGTGCCTATCATGGTGGCCTGGTTCAGGATAAAAGGGTTCATGGTGGTGCAACTATGGGAACTGTTGTCCAGGACTTGAAAGTCAAACAATCTGCTGAGTTGAAACAGATCTCCACTATTGAAGATATGAGTGTTGACCTCACGATGATAGAGAACAATGCTCTTAGTTCTACCAGTAGTTGGAATTATTTCAGTCTGCAGCATGCTAATTCGCCTGTTGGAAGCAACCCAGCGTTGAGTCCTTTCCCTGAAGGAAGGGTGCATGGAGGAAATCTCATGGCAATGCTTGGAGGCAGTTCTGAACTCAACTTTTAG